The following coding sequences lie in one Variovorax terrae genomic window:
- a CDS encoding enolase C-terminal domain-like protein, producing the protein MRITRIVERAVPLQTRLSNARSDFSQMTTTVVAVVSDVIHEGRPLVGYAFNSFGRYACGEQIRERIAPRILAADPDSLLDEAGENFDPAAIMACGQHRERRGGYAERAIPMGTVDVAVWDLVAKVAQQPLHRLLAERYSGGAVRERVPTYVGGGWYFPGQTADDLRAEMARHREAGYTMVKMKVGGLPVAQDCRRIEAILSVMGEGRNLAVDASCSFGHEAAHAYARAISPYGLRWFEEPCDSLEYGTYAALAQAYEGPLATGENMACALELDHFLTYGGFRPDRDIIQIDPPLAFGITEYLKVVAVAEAHGFTRQSLYPHGGNMMCLHLAGGLGLGACESYPDTFGLFSGFSDEVRIADGQASLPETPGIGFERQPALYEVMRDLAA; encoded by the coding sequence ATGCGCATCACCCGCATCGTCGAGCGCGCCGTCCCCTTGCAGACGCGGCTGTCCAACGCCCGGTCCGATTTCAGCCAGATGACCACCACCGTGGTCGCGGTGGTGTCGGACGTGATCCACGAGGGCCGGCCCCTGGTGGGCTACGCCTTCAACTCCTTCGGGCGCTACGCCTGCGGCGAGCAGATCCGCGAGCGCATCGCGCCGCGCATCCTGGCGGCCGATCCGGACAGCCTGCTGGACGAGGCGGGCGAGAATTTCGATCCGGCCGCCATCATGGCCTGCGGCCAGCACCGCGAGCGGCGCGGCGGCTATGCCGAGCGCGCGATCCCGATGGGCACGGTCGACGTGGCCGTGTGGGATCTCGTGGCCAAGGTCGCGCAGCAGCCCCTGCACCGGCTGCTGGCCGAGCGCTACAGCGGCGGGGCGGTGCGCGAGCGCGTTCCCACCTATGTCGGCGGTGGCTGGTACTTTCCCGGGCAGACCGCGGACGATCTCAGGGCCGAGATGGCGCGCCACCGCGAGGCCGGCTACACCATGGTCAAGATGAAGGTCGGCGGCCTGCCGGTGGCCCAGGATTGCCGGCGCATCGAGGCCATCCTGAGCGTGATGGGGGAGGGTCGCAACCTGGCCGTCGACGCCAGCTGCTCCTTCGGTCACGAGGCGGCGCACGCCTACGCCCGGGCCATCTCGCCCTACGGCCTGCGCTGGTTCGAGGAGCCCTGCGATTCGCTCGAGTACGGAACCTATGCCGCGCTGGCGCAGGCCTACGAGGGGCCGCTGGCCACCGGCGAGAACATGGCCTGCGCGCTCGAACTCGATCATTTCCTCACCTACGGCGGCTTTCGCCCCGACCGCGACATCATCCAGATCGACCCGCCGCTGGCCTTCGGCATCACCGAGTACCTGAAGGTGGTCGCCGTGGCCGAGGCGCACGGCTTCACGCGCCAGTCCCTGTACCCGCACGGCGGCAACATGATGTGCCTGCATCTCGCGGGCGGCCTCGGGCTGGGGGCCTGCGAGTCGTATCCGGACACCTTCGGCCTCTTCAGCGGCTTCAGCGACGAAGTCCGGATCGCCGACGGCCAGGCCAGCCTGCCCGAGACCCCGGGCATCGGCTTCGAGCGGCAGCCGGCCCTGTACGAGGTGATGCGGGACCTCGCCGCCTGA
- a CDS encoding Bug family tripartite tricarboxylate transporter substrate binding protein gives MDSLLRRLGAALCIAMCGAATGAFAADDYPSRPIRMIVPYGPGGSTDLLGRMLAQRLGTVLGQQVVIENNGGAGSTIGTGVVARAQPDGYTLGLLDTAFAINPSLYAKLPYDSLRDFDFLSVVATATGVLVVNARRVKARTVAEIVAQAKANPDQLNFASAGAGTVIHLHGETFKTAAGIKLLHVPYKGAGPATADLLGGQVDMMFSLPGLVVQQVRTGVLAPIAVTGNRRSPLMPEVPSFAEAGYPSVDAVSLWVVAAPKGLPKERHDRLVEAIGKALEGPDMQARLAESAFERTVVPHPQSVVFVQQQMNKFAAAVKASGATAE, from the coding sequence ATGGACTCTTTGCTGCGCCGCCTGGGGGCCGCCCTGTGCATCGCCATGTGCGGTGCGGCAACCGGGGCCTTCGCCGCCGACGACTACCCGAGCCGGCCGATACGCATGATCGTGCCCTACGGGCCGGGGGGCAGCACCGACCTGCTCGGCCGCATGCTGGCGCAGCGCCTGGGCACGGTGCTCGGGCAGCAGGTCGTCATCGAGAACAACGGCGGCGCCGGCAGCACCATCGGCACCGGCGTGGTGGCGCGGGCCCAGCCCGACGGCTACACCCTGGGCCTGCTGGACACCGCCTTCGCGATCAATCCGAGCCTGTACGCCAAGCTGCCCTATGACAGCCTGCGCGACTTCGACTTCCTCTCGGTGGTGGCCACGGCCACGGGCGTGCTGGTGGTGAATGCCCGGCGCGTCAAGGCGAGAACGGTGGCCGAGATCGTGGCCCAGGCCAAGGCCAATCCCGACCAGCTCAACTTCGCTTCGGCCGGCGCCGGCACCGTCATCCACCTGCACGGCGAGACCTTCAAGACGGCCGCCGGCATCAAGCTGTTGCACGTTCCCTACAAGGGGGCCGGCCCGGCCACCGCCGACCTGCTGGGCGGCCAGGTCGACATGATGTTCTCGCTGCCGGGGCTGGTGGTCCAGCAGGTGCGCACCGGCGTGCTCGCGCCGATCGCCGTGACGGGCAACCGCCGCTCGCCGCTGATGCCCGAGGTGCCCTCGTTCGCCGAGGCCGGCTACCCCAGTGTCGACGCGGTCTCGCTGTGGGTGGTCGCGGCGCCCAAGGGCTTGCCGAAGGAGCGCCACGACCGGCTGGTCGAGGCGATCGGCAAGGCCCTGGAGGGGCCGGACATGCAGGCCAGGCTGGCCGAGAGCGCCTTCGAGCGCACGGTCGTGCCGCATCCGCAGAGCGTGGTGTTCGTGCAGCAGCAGATGAACAAGTTCGCGGCCGCGGTCAAGGCCTCGGGCGCCACCGCCGAATAA